One window from the genome of Variovorax sp. PAMC26660 encodes:
- a CDS encoding acyl-CoA dehydrogenase family protein, whose protein sequence is MLAEADRRWLGDNAEALDADNALAHEVVPRLACAGLFGLGVPKALGGQGGDVRDAVEAIAAVAGHSLAAAFTFWGQRAFIEYLLQSPNAALRERWLAALLDGSQAGATGLSNAMKYLGGIEALQITATPQNNGWRLDGSVPWCTNLRPQGFVTAVAVQRAEGGVPLVAVLTAGQEGVVRSADLDLIALRGSNTASLRIEGARLEAADLIHEEANRFLPAVRPDFLGLQCGLSIGLARAALDTATERGGAGRSVLEAPIAAQRAALAAIVDGLYEGLADGRFKTQPEALFRARLSLAEMAQNAVQLELQASGGRGYHRDQPLTFARRWREAAFIPIVTPSVTQLQGELAKRAAAQQQLAATMAARAT, encoded by the coding sequence ATGCTGGCTGAGGCCGACCGGCGCTGGCTCGGCGACAACGCCGAGGCGCTCGACGCCGACAACGCGCTCGCGCACGAGGTGGTCCCGCGCCTGGCGTGCGCCGGGCTGTTCGGGCTCGGCGTGCCGAAGGCGCTGGGCGGGCAGGGCGGCGACGTGCGCGATGCCGTCGAGGCCATTGCCGCCGTGGCCGGCCATTCGCTGGCCGCCGCCTTCACCTTCTGGGGCCAACGCGCCTTCATCGAATACCTGCTGCAGTCGCCCAACGCGGCGCTGCGCGAGCGCTGGCTCGCTGCCTTGCTCGACGGTTCGCAGGCCGGGGCCACCGGCTTGTCGAACGCAATGAAGTACCTCGGCGGCATCGAGGCGCTGCAGATCACCGCCACGCCTCAGAACAACGGCTGGCGGCTCGATGGGTCCGTGCCGTGGTGCACCAACCTGCGCCCGCAAGGCTTCGTGACGGCCGTCGCGGTGCAGCGCGCTGAAGGCGGCGTGCCGCTGGTGGCGGTGCTCACGGCCGGGCAGGAGGGCGTGGTGCGCAGCGCCGATCTCGACCTGATCGCGCTGCGCGGCAGCAACACGGCATCTCTGCGCATCGAAGGCGCGCGGCTGGAGGCGGCCGACCTGATCCACGAAGAGGCCAACCGCTTTCTTCCCGCCGTGCGGCCGGATTTCCTGGGGCTTCAATGCGGCCTGTCGATCGGCCTGGCGCGCGCCGCGCTCGACACCGCAACCGAGCGCGGCGGTGCCGGCCGTTCGGTGCTCGAAGCGCCGATTGCCGCACAGCGCGCGGCATTGGCCGCCATCGTCGATGGGCTGTACGAAGGCCTGGCGGACGGCCGGTTCAAGACCCAGCCCGAGGCGCTGTTCCGTGCGCGGCTCTCGCTGGCCGAGATGGCGCAGAACGCCGTGCAGCTCGAACTGCAGGCCAGTGGCGGCCGTGGCTACCACCGCGACCAGCCGCTGACGTTTGCCCGCCGCTGGCGCGAAGCGGCCTTCATTCCCATCGTGACGCCGAGCGTCACGCAACTGCAGGGCGAGCTGGCCAAGCGCGCGGCGGCGCAGCAGCAGTTGGCCGCGACGATGGCCGCCCGCGCAACGTGA
- a CDS encoding ABC transporter ATP-binding protein has product MNQKEPQAVARQPVLEASDLAFGYAKAAPVFEGVSLEVAPREIVCLLGGSGCGKSTLLRRLAHLEPSHASHAKGEIRFLGEALTAPHPRAALVFQQPGLLPWLDAARNVGFGLDFVRQPRLERALREQRVNEALAAVGLAGQGGLFPSQLSGGMAQRVALARALAREPVLLLADEPFSALDAITRAQMQDLLVELVHRWQTAALLVTHDIDEAILVGDRILLMGDKPGRIVREWRVDVGRPRTADAAAFTALRLDILAALHAAHATGGGPAVAATAAVSSS; this is encoded by the coding sequence GTGAACCAGAAAGAGCCACAAGCCGTCGCGCGCCAGCCGGTGCTCGAGGCGAGCGATCTCGCCTTCGGCTACGCCAAGGCCGCACCGGTGTTCGAGGGCGTGTCGCTGGAAGTGGCACCGCGCGAAATCGTCTGCCTGCTCGGCGGCAGCGGGTGCGGCAAGTCGACCTTGCTGCGCAGGCTGGCGCATCTGGAGCCGTCTCATGCAAGCCATGCTAAGGGGGAGATCCGCTTCCTCGGCGAAGCGCTGACAGCGCCCCACCCCCGCGCGGCGCTGGTGTTCCAGCAGCCCGGCCTGCTGCCGTGGCTCGATGCCGCGCGCAACGTCGGCTTTGGCCTGGACTTCGTCCGGCAACCCAGGCTGGAGCGTGCGCTGCGCGAACAGCGCGTGAACGAGGCGCTGGCCGCCGTCGGCCTGGCTGGGCAGGGCGGGCTCTTTCCCTCGCAGCTGTCGGGCGGCATGGCGCAGCGCGTGGCGCTGGCCCGCGCACTGGCCCGCGAGCCCGTGCTGCTGCTGGCCGACGAACCCTTTTCGGCGCTCGATGCCATCACGCGCGCGCAGATGCAGGACCTGCTGGTCGAGCTCGTGCACCGCTGGCAGACCGCCGCGCTGCTGGTCACGCACGACATCGACGAAGCCATCCTGGTCGGTGATCGCATCCTGCTGATGGGCGACAAGCCGGGCCGCATCGTGCGCGAATGGCGCGTCGACGTCGGCCGCCCGCGCACCGCAGACGCGGCAGCCTTCACTGCCTTGCGGCTCGACATCCTCGCGGCGCTGCATGCGGCGCATGCGACCGGTGGCGGTCCTGCTGTAGCCGCAACCGCTGCCGTTTCTTCTTCCTGA